A genome region from Euzebyales bacterium includes the following:
- a CDS encoding NADH-quinone oxidoreductase subunit H — MDAVTVGTGPAVVLIASVLAIGAYLVAVVDRVLFALVAGRPVLWSVVTGPAREAAAVARRQPVTTEAPDRILWVMAPAAYAGLAAMALSVVPLGPGLAVADVRTGIVVFGAAEALAIVAIFLHGWAPNSALPLVAGYRFVGVALSYELLSMFVLIAAALPAESLSIGAIVASQEPVWNVVRQPLGLPLFLIVTAGVTFTGPLAIVDSPDLAGGGAAEDSGVVRLAWVGARAAMLVAFSAAAAAVFLGGWLGPVLPPIVWMALKTAAVAVTVLASRHLLARVSPERFVHIAWTVLLPLAFADLAIAGVVSL; from the coding sequence ATGGACGCGGTCACCGTGGGCACGGGCCCCGCCGTGGTGCTGATCGCGAGTGTGCTCGCGATCGGCGCGTACCTGGTGGCGGTCGTCGACCGTGTGCTGTTCGCCCTGGTCGCCGGACGGCCGGTGCTGTGGTCGGTCGTCACGGGCCCGGCCCGGGAGGCCGCCGCCGTCGCGCGCCGGCAGCCGGTGACCACCGAGGCGCCCGACAGGATCCTCTGGGTGATGGCGCCGGCGGCCTACGCCGGGCTGGCCGCGATGGCGCTCAGCGTCGTTCCGCTGGGACCCGGGCTGGCCGTGGCCGACGTCCGTACCGGCATCGTCGTGTTCGGCGCCGCCGAGGCGTTGGCGATCGTTGCGATCTTCCTCCACGGGTGGGCGCCGAACTCCGCTCTGCCGCTGGTCGCGGGCTACCGCTTCGTCGGGGTCGCGCTGTCGTACGAACTGCTGAGCATGTTCGTCCTGATCGCCGCGGCGCTGCCGGCGGAGTCGCTGTCGATCGGCGCGATCGTGGCCTCGCAGGAACCGGTGTGGAACGTGGTCCGCCAGCCGCTCGGACTGCCGTTGTTCCTGATCGTCACGGCGGGCGTCACGTTCACCGGCCCGTTGGCCATCGTCGACAGCCCCGACCTGGCCGGCGGAGGCGCCGCCGAGGACAGCGGCGTGGTCCGGCTGGCGTGGGTCGGCGCACGCGCGGCGATGCTCGTCGCGTTCTCGGCCGCCGCGGCGGCCGTCTTCCTCGGCGGATGGCTGGGCCCGGTGCTGCCGCCCATCGTGTGGATGGCGCTCAAGACCGCCGCGGTGGCGGTGACCGTGCTCGCCAGTCGGCACCTGCTCGCGCGGGTCAGCCCTGAGCGCTTCGTCCACATCGCGTGGACCGTGCTGCTGCCCCTGGCGTTCGCGGATCTCGCGATCGCCGGGGTGGTGTCGCTGTGA